In one Maniola hyperantus chromosome 6, iAphHyp1.2, whole genome shotgun sequence genomic region, the following are encoded:
- the LOC117983351 gene encoding DNA repair protein complementing XP-C cells homolog isoform X1, with protein MPTTRKKVIKTVYKDEDESEQEDGHDFSDSGSEAEFSDHASSDEEEECPVSSDEDFKSTKGNKNIKRPSAVKKVNNVNFRKSFITKINKQQESQENTDAPVLFSVKDLTDADKLLPSILNLSESDSSDDESPRIATKKAALSIVPEKSDDSENDTESKIEYKDVWSSNIHDESEEIAKKTFLELEQHKNKMEETKISIQNYAAKTDSEAVSNVKDLLALGEEEIPQPSVSSQSKKRKKKVVNDDSDSEMEDWEEVKEAKAIPQQGLQLIVDIPNAVCRKTKKLDVEMMMKRKINRVKKEYQVYMHKVHVLCWLAHGNYVSGVLNDQTIMAAALSLVPSKECYPGERVDIKYVEQITSWYKDKVTLKQDKHENKFRPKAPPLKDILQQQIKSRVFTTKKYIVFVFVSMLRSLGLQCRVIFNFVTLPIRPPSSELCSLSTKSNDVKNENKKENNSSKKVKKTASSKSKSSKEKISQLDGNYDKSYSSDSDNIMQVDGNDDVSTNKTRKQRNTTNSRKHVSNETNLDEGSVSPPKRARRNCRTQMQPVKEDNKKETIPKKLNDIDVKTGTAKSRKSLSLNRLESKNIVQPESKDENISKSVENLVEQVKSSRRTRSTKNTVNATSLKPEIQAKESTKTVAKKATETVATKTVAKKATAKVPETIVTNEKLIKNIVHSEPNHEKITKSAEHLVKRVKNSQRTRSTENSVNANLLKPDEQAKGNTNKIVDTTKVPEIIVTNEKKNISSKYFGNDLSTSEKSASMSRKRSKTSEPIASQSKKETETKTRLRARSAQNNTESKYFTDNIDITATRNPRSNKRQIGHPPEDSKRVSHRDLQKKAKGKNDVTDDLIHIIKGRVKEAKADAKKLMVKEKITKESDEDSDYLPVESPKGKISESDDDFKPTKTTPKSRVKTVKKIDRRVISTDDELQQNNLNKIDVWCEIFVEELEEWIAVDVIKGNVHCVNEIYGRATHPVTYVVGWDNNNYLKDLTRKYVPHWNTVTRKQRVEPVWWDVSLKPWLGPKTARDREEDERLDRMQLEAPLPKVIGEYKNHPLYALKRHLLKFEAIYPPDAPTLGFVRGEPVYARDCVYICRSRDTWLKEAKVVKLGEEPYKVVKARPKWDRLSNKLITDKPLEVFGPWQVQDYEPPTAENGIVPRNAYGNVELFKDCMLPKGTVHLKLPGLNRVAKKLNIDCAPAMTGFDFNGGWSHPVYDGFVVCKEFGEVITEAWIKDQEDQERKEQEKMEARVYGHWRKLIRGLLIKERLKAKYGFEEPSTSQDKKKGPRLVVKKK; from the exons ATGCCAACAACTAGGAAAAAGGTAATAAAAACTGTATACAAAGATGAAGACGAAAGTGAACAAGAAGATGGGCACGATTTTAGTGATTCCGGTTCTGAAGCAGAGTTTTCTGATCATGCATCATCTGATGAGGAAGAGGAGTGCCCAGTATCCTCAGACGAGGATTTCAAGAGCACAAAAGGCAACAAAAATATAAAGCGTCCTTCAGCTGTAAAGAAAGTAAACAACGTAAATTTTAGAAAATCtttcattacaaaaataaataaacaacaagAAAGCCAAGAAAACACAGATGCGCCAGTGCTATTTTCTGTTAAAGACCTAACTGATGCTGACAAACTCTTACCATCTATTCTTAACCTCTCTGAAAGTG ACAGCAGCGATGATGAATCTCCTAGAATAGCCACAAAGAAAGCTGCACTAAGCATTGTACCAGAAAAGTCTGATGACTCAGAAAATGATACAGAATCTAAAATTGAATATAAAGAT GTATGGTCTAGTAATATACATGATGAGAGTGAAGAAATTGCTAAAAAGACTTTCTTGGAACTGGaacagcataaaaataaaatggaggaaacaaaaatatcaattcagAATTATGCTGCAAAAACAGACTCCGAAGCAGTTAGTAACGTGAAGGATTTACTGGCTCTTGGTGAAGAGGAAATACCACAACCGAGTGTTTCAAGCCAATCTAAAAAACGGAAGAAGAAAGTAGTAAATGATGATAGTGACTCTGAAATGGAAGATTGGGAAGAAGTCAAAG agGCCAAGGCTATACCACAACAAGGATTACAACTAATTGTTGACATTCCTAATGCTGTTTGTAGAAAAACAAAGAAATTGGATGTcgagatgatgatgaaaagaaaaataaatagagtGAAGAAAGAGTATCAAGTGTACATGCATAAAGTGCATGTATTATGTTGGTTGGCTCATGGAAATTACGTCAGCGGAGTATTGAATGATCAAACCATTATGGCAGCTGCATTGTCTTTAGTTCCATCCAAAGAATGCTATCCTGGAGAAAGAGTAGACATAAAATATGTAGAACAAATTACGTCTTGGTATAAAGACAAAGTAACACTAAAGCAGGATAAACATGAAAATAAATTTAGACCGAAAGCACCACCCCTAAAGGATATtttacaacaacaaataaagaGCAGAGTTTTCACTACAAAGAAAtatattgtatttgtatttgtttcaATGTTGAGAAGTCTTGGTTTACAATGCagagtcatatttaattttgtCACTCTTCCAATCAGACCTCCCAGTTCTGAGTTATGTTCACTATCAACTAAATCGAACGatgtgaaaaatgaaaataaaaaagaaaataattcatccaaaaaagttaaaaagacaGCATCTAGCAAGTCAAAATCTAGCAAAGAAAAAATATCTCAACTTGATGGGAATTATGATAAGAGTTATTCCAGTGACagtgataatattatgcaagTAGATGGTAATGATGATGTTTCGACAAATAAAACTAGAAAacaaagaaatacaacaaattCCAGAAAACATGTAAGCAACGAAACAAACCTAGATGAAGGTAGTGTTTCACCACCAAAAAGAGCCCGAAGAAATTGTAGAACACAAATGCAACCAGTAAAGgaagataataaaaaagaaacaattcCTAAAAAACTAAATGATATTGATGTCAAAACTGGAACTGCAAAATCCCGAAAATCATTATCGTTAAATCGTCTTgaatcaaaaaatattgtacaaccAGAATCGAAAGAcgaaaatatcagtaaaagtgTCGAAAATCTTGTGGAACAAGTCAAAAGTTCACGGAGGACTAGAAGCACCAAAAACACTGTTAACGCAACTTCACTTAAACCTGAAATACAAGCAAAAGAAAGCACTAAAACTGTTGCTAAAAAAGCCACTGAAACTGTAGCTACTAAAACTGTTGCTAAAAAAGCCACTGCGAAAGTACCTGAAACTATAGTCacaaatgaaaaattaataaaaaatattgtacattcaGAACCAAATCATGAGAAAATCACTAAAAGTGCCGAACATCTTGTGAAACGGGTCAAAAACTCGCAGAGGACTAGAAGCACGGAAAACTCTGTGAATGCAAATTTACTCAAACCTGATGAACAAGCAAAAGGGAACACAAATAAAATTGTGGATACCACAAAAGTTCCTGAAATAATAgtaacaaatgaaaaaaaaaatatctcgaGTAAGTATTTTGGAAATGATTTATCGACTTCTGAAAAATCAGCATCAATGAGCAGAAAACGTTCCAAAACATCAGAACCTATTGCATCTCAAAGCAAAAAAGAGACAGAAACTAAAACAAGATTGAGAGCTAGAAGTGCTCAAAATAATACtgaaagtaaatattttactgATAATATTGATATTACAGCAACAAGAAACCCCAGAAGTAATAAAAGACAGATTGGGCATCCTCCTGAAGACAGTAAAAGAGTCAGTCATAGAGATTTACAAAAAAAGGCAAAAGGGAAAAATGATGTAACAGATGACCTAATTCATATTATCAAAGGGAGAGTTAAAGAAGCAAAAGCAGATGCCAAAAAGTTAATGGTGAAAG agAAGATAACAAAAGAATCTGATGAAGATAGCGATTATTTACCAGTAGAGTCTCCGAAGGGTAAAATATCAGAAAGTGACGATGATTTTAAGCCTACTAAAACAACCCCCAAATCAAGAGTTAAAACTGTTAAAAAAATCGATCGTCGCGTTATCTCGACAGATGACGAATTACAACAGAATAACCTTAATAAAATTGATGTGTGGTGTGAAATATTTGTAGAGGAACTTGAGGAGTGGATTGCGGTAGATGTCATTAAAGgcaatgtacattgtgttaatgAAATTTAC GGCCGAGCGACCCATCCGGTAACTTATGTCGTGGGTTGGGACAACAACAATTACTTAAAAGATTTGACTCGGAAGTATGTGCCACACTGGAATACTGTCACCCGGAAACAACGCGTGGAACCTGTTTGGTGGGATGTGTCCTTGAAACCATGGTTGGGACCAAAAACTGCGAGAGACAGAGAGGAAGACGAGCGATTAGACAGAATGCAGCTTGAAGCACCTTTGCCCAAAGTTATTGGAGA aTACAAAAATCATCCATTATACGCATTAAAGCGTCACCTCCTCAAGTTCGAGGCAATATATCCGCCCGACGCACCGACGCTCGGCTTTGTTCGCGGCGAGCCCGTGTACGCGCGCGACTGCGTGTACATTTGCCGTTCGCGCGACACGTGGCTCAAGGAAGCTAAGGTCGTCAAACTTGGCGAAGAACCCTACAAAGTTGTTAAGGCTCGACCGAAATGGGACAGG CTTTCCAACAAACTGATAACAGATAAGCCCCTCGAGGTGTTCGGGCCGTGGCAAGTTCAAGACTATGAGCCGCCCACTGCCGAAAATGGCATCGTCCCACGTAACGCGTATGGCAATGTGGAGTTGTTCAAGGATTGTATGTTGCCCAAAGGCACTGTGCATTTGAAAT TACCCGGCCTGAACCGTGTAGCAAAGAAGCTGAACATAGACTGTGCTCCAGCAATGACAGGGTTTGATTTTAATGGGGGCTGGTCCCATCCTGTCTATGACGGATTTGTTGTATGCAAGGAATTTGGAGAAGTTATCACAGAAGCCTGGATAAAG GATCAAGAAGATCAAGAGCGCAAAGAGCAAGAGAAGATGGAGGCCCGTGTGTATGGGCATTGGAGAAAACTTATACGTGGTTTACTCATAAAGGAGCGGCTTAAGGCTAAATACGGTTTTGAGGAACCCAGCACGTCACAGGACAAGAAGAAAGGTCCTAGGCTTGTTGTGAAAAAGAAATAG
- the LOC117983351 gene encoding DNA repair protein complementing XP-C cells homolog isoform X2 gives MPTTRKKVIKTVYKDEDESEQEDGHDFSDSGSEAEFSDHASSDEEEECPVSSDEDFKSTKGNKNIKRPSAVKKVNNVNFRKSFITKINKQQESQENTDAPVLFSVKDLTDADKLLPSILNLSESDSSDDESPRIATKKAALSIVPEKSDDSENDTESKIEYKDVWSSNIHDESEEIAKKTFLELEQHKNKMEETKISIQNYAAKTDSEAVSNVKDLLALGEEEIPQPSVSSQSKKRKKKVVNDDSDSEMEDWEEVKEAKAIPQQGLQLIVDIPNAVCRKTKKLDVEMMMKRKINRVKKEYQVYMHKVHVLCWLAHGNYVSGVLNDQTIMAAALSLVPSKECYPGERVDIKYVEQITSWYKDKVTLKQDKHENKFRPKAPPLKDILQQQIKSRVFTTKKYIVFVFVSMLRSLGLQCRVIFNFVTLPIRPPSSELCSLSTKSNDVKNENKKENNSSKKVKKTASSKSKSSKEKISQLDGNYDKSYSSDSDNIMQVDGNDDVSTNKTRKQRNTTNSRKHVSNETNLDEGSVSPPKRARRNCRTQMQPVKEDNKKETIPKKLNDIDVKTGTAKSRKSLSLNRLESKNIVQPESKDENISKSVENLVEQVKSSRRTRSTKNTVNATSLKPEIQAKESTKTVAKKATETVATKTVAKKATAKVPETIVTNEKLIKNIVHSEPNHEKITKSAEHLVKRVKNSQRTRSTENSVNANLLKPDEQAKGNTNKIVDTTKVPEIIVTNEKKNISTTRNPRSNKRQIGHPPEDSKRVSHRDLQKKAKGKNDVTDDLIHIIKGRVKEAKADAKKLMVKEKITKESDEDSDYLPVESPKGKISESDDDFKPTKTTPKSRVKTVKKIDRRVISTDDELQQNNLNKIDVWCEIFVEELEEWIAVDVIKGNVHCVNEIYGRATHPVTYVVGWDNNNYLKDLTRKYVPHWNTVTRKQRVEPVWWDVSLKPWLGPKTARDREEDERLDRMQLEAPLPKVIGEYKNHPLYALKRHLLKFEAIYPPDAPTLGFVRGEPVYARDCVYICRSRDTWLKEAKVVKLGEEPYKVVKARPKWDRLSNKLITDKPLEVFGPWQVQDYEPPTAENGIVPRNAYGNVELFKDCMLPKGTVHLKLPGLNRVAKKLNIDCAPAMTGFDFNGGWSHPVYDGFVVCKEFGEVITEAWIKDQEDQERKEQEKMEARVYGHWRKLIRGLLIKERLKAKYGFEEPSTSQDKKKGPRLVVKKK, from the exons ATGCCAACAACTAGGAAAAAGGTAATAAAAACTGTATACAAAGATGAAGACGAAAGTGAACAAGAAGATGGGCACGATTTTAGTGATTCCGGTTCTGAAGCAGAGTTTTCTGATCATGCATCATCTGATGAGGAAGAGGAGTGCCCAGTATCCTCAGACGAGGATTTCAAGAGCACAAAAGGCAACAAAAATATAAAGCGTCCTTCAGCTGTAAAGAAAGTAAACAACGTAAATTTTAGAAAATCtttcattacaaaaataaataaacaacaagAAAGCCAAGAAAACACAGATGCGCCAGTGCTATTTTCTGTTAAAGACCTAACTGATGCTGACAAACTCTTACCATCTATTCTTAACCTCTCTGAAAGTG ACAGCAGCGATGATGAATCTCCTAGAATAGCCACAAAGAAAGCTGCACTAAGCATTGTACCAGAAAAGTCTGATGACTCAGAAAATGATACAGAATCTAAAATTGAATATAAAGAT GTATGGTCTAGTAATATACATGATGAGAGTGAAGAAATTGCTAAAAAGACTTTCTTGGAACTGGaacagcataaaaataaaatggaggaaacaaaaatatcaattcagAATTATGCTGCAAAAACAGACTCCGAAGCAGTTAGTAACGTGAAGGATTTACTGGCTCTTGGTGAAGAGGAAATACCACAACCGAGTGTTTCAAGCCAATCTAAAAAACGGAAGAAGAAAGTAGTAAATGATGATAGTGACTCTGAAATGGAAGATTGGGAAGAAGTCAAAG agGCCAAGGCTATACCACAACAAGGATTACAACTAATTGTTGACATTCCTAATGCTGTTTGTAGAAAAACAAAGAAATTGGATGTcgagatgatgatgaaaagaaaaataaatagagtGAAGAAAGAGTATCAAGTGTACATGCATAAAGTGCATGTATTATGTTGGTTGGCTCATGGAAATTACGTCAGCGGAGTATTGAATGATCAAACCATTATGGCAGCTGCATTGTCTTTAGTTCCATCCAAAGAATGCTATCCTGGAGAAAGAGTAGACATAAAATATGTAGAACAAATTACGTCTTGGTATAAAGACAAAGTAACACTAAAGCAGGATAAACATGAAAATAAATTTAGACCGAAAGCACCACCCCTAAAGGATATtttacaacaacaaataaagaGCAGAGTTTTCACTACAAAGAAAtatattgtatttgtatttgtttcaATGTTGAGAAGTCTTGGTTTACAATGCagagtcatatttaattttgtCACTCTTCCAATCAGACCTCCCAGTTCTGAGTTATGTTCACTATCAACTAAATCGAACGatgtgaaaaatgaaaataaaaaagaaaataattcatccaaaaaagttaaaaagacaGCATCTAGCAAGTCAAAATCTAGCAAAGAAAAAATATCTCAACTTGATGGGAATTATGATAAGAGTTATTCCAGTGACagtgataatattatgcaagTAGATGGTAATGATGATGTTTCGACAAATAAAACTAGAAAacaaagaaatacaacaaattCCAGAAAACATGTAAGCAACGAAACAAACCTAGATGAAGGTAGTGTTTCACCACCAAAAAGAGCCCGAAGAAATTGTAGAACACAAATGCAACCAGTAAAGgaagataataaaaaagaaacaattcCTAAAAAACTAAATGATATTGATGTCAAAACTGGAACTGCAAAATCCCGAAAATCATTATCGTTAAATCGTCTTgaatcaaaaaatattgtacaaccAGAATCGAAAGAcgaaaatatcagtaaaagtgTCGAAAATCTTGTGGAACAAGTCAAAAGTTCACGGAGGACTAGAAGCACCAAAAACACTGTTAACGCAACTTCACTTAAACCTGAAATACAAGCAAAAGAAAGCACTAAAACTGTTGCTAAAAAAGCCACTGAAACTGTAGCTACTAAAACTGTTGCTAAAAAAGCCACTGCGAAAGTACCTGAAACTATAGTCacaaatgaaaaattaataaaaaatattgtacattcaGAACCAAATCATGAGAAAATCACTAAAAGTGCCGAACATCTTGTGAAACGGGTCAAAAACTCGCAGAGGACTAGAAGCACGGAAAACTCTGTGAATGCAAATTTACTCAAACCTGATGAACAAGCAAAAGGGAACACAAATAAAATTGTGGATACCACAAAAGTTCCTGAAATAATAgtaacaaatgaaaaaaaaaatatctcga CAACAAGAAACCCCAGAAGTAATAAAAGACAGATTGGGCATCCTCCTGAAGACAGTAAAAGAGTCAGTCATAGAGATTTACAAAAAAAGGCAAAAGGGAAAAATGATGTAACAGATGACCTAATTCATATTATCAAAGGGAGAGTTAAAGAAGCAAAAGCAGATGCCAAAAAGTTAATGGTGAAAG agAAGATAACAAAAGAATCTGATGAAGATAGCGATTATTTACCAGTAGAGTCTCCGAAGGGTAAAATATCAGAAAGTGACGATGATTTTAAGCCTACTAAAACAACCCCCAAATCAAGAGTTAAAACTGTTAAAAAAATCGATCGTCGCGTTATCTCGACAGATGACGAATTACAACAGAATAACCTTAATAAAATTGATGTGTGGTGTGAAATATTTGTAGAGGAACTTGAGGAGTGGATTGCGGTAGATGTCATTAAAGgcaatgtacattgtgttaatgAAATTTAC GGCCGAGCGACCCATCCGGTAACTTATGTCGTGGGTTGGGACAACAACAATTACTTAAAAGATTTGACTCGGAAGTATGTGCCACACTGGAATACTGTCACCCGGAAACAACGCGTGGAACCTGTTTGGTGGGATGTGTCCTTGAAACCATGGTTGGGACCAAAAACTGCGAGAGACAGAGAGGAAGACGAGCGATTAGACAGAATGCAGCTTGAAGCACCTTTGCCCAAAGTTATTGGAGA aTACAAAAATCATCCATTATACGCATTAAAGCGTCACCTCCTCAAGTTCGAGGCAATATATCCGCCCGACGCACCGACGCTCGGCTTTGTTCGCGGCGAGCCCGTGTACGCGCGCGACTGCGTGTACATTTGCCGTTCGCGCGACACGTGGCTCAAGGAAGCTAAGGTCGTCAAACTTGGCGAAGAACCCTACAAAGTTGTTAAGGCTCGACCGAAATGGGACAGG CTTTCCAACAAACTGATAACAGATAAGCCCCTCGAGGTGTTCGGGCCGTGGCAAGTTCAAGACTATGAGCCGCCCACTGCCGAAAATGGCATCGTCCCACGTAACGCGTATGGCAATGTGGAGTTGTTCAAGGATTGTATGTTGCCCAAAGGCACTGTGCATTTGAAAT TACCCGGCCTGAACCGTGTAGCAAAGAAGCTGAACATAGACTGTGCTCCAGCAATGACAGGGTTTGATTTTAATGGGGGCTGGTCCCATCCTGTCTATGACGGATTTGTTGTATGCAAGGAATTTGGAGAAGTTATCACAGAAGCCTGGATAAAG GATCAAGAAGATCAAGAGCGCAAAGAGCAAGAGAAGATGGAGGCCCGTGTGTATGGGCATTGGAGAAAACTTATACGTGGTTTACTCATAAAGGAGCGGCTTAAGGCTAAATACGGTTTTGAGGAACCCAGCACGTCACAGGACAAGAAGAAAGGTCCTAGGCTTGTTGTGAAAAAGAAATAG
- the LOC117983355 gene encoding muscle LIM protein Mlp84B-like isoform X1, whose protein sequence is MPFKPADNPKCPKCGKSVYAAEERVAGGLKWHKMCFKCGLCQKLLDSTNCTEHEGELFCKMCHARKFGPKGYGFGGGAGCLSMDAGDHLKADGQTTVRMNGACMEPRMIAKAPPGQGCPRCGGYVYAAEQMLARGRGWHKECFKCGECEKRLDSTNCCEAPDKDIYCKVCYGKKFGPKGYGYGKGAGVLQSDPYANGDQAPRTTVIDTAAIQAPPGKGCPRCGGVVYAAEQVLAKGREWHRKCFKCRDCTKTLDSILACDGPDGEVYCKTCYGKKWGPHGYGFACGSGFLQTDGLSEDEISANRPFYNPDTTSIKAPKGQGCPRCGGMVFAAEQQLAKGTMWHKKCFNCAECHRPLDSMLACDGPDKEIHCRACYAKLFGPRGFGYGHAPTLVSTDSEPAITYMEQLPFTGQKAAKGKGCQRCGFPVYAAEQMNSKNGLWHKRCFACADCHRSLDSTNLNDGPNGEIYCRGCYGRNFGPKGVGFGLGAGTLTMA, encoded by the exons GTCTGTGCCAGAAATTGCTGGATTCCACTAACTGCACAGAACACGAAGGTGAACTTTTCTGCAAAATGTGTCACGCACGTAAATTCGGACCAAAAGGCTATGGCTTCGGTGGAGGTGCTGGCTGCCTATCCATGGATGCCGGCGACCACCTAAAGGCTGATGGCCA GACCACCGTACGCATGAATGGAGCCTGTATGGAGCCACGTATGATAGCGAAGGCTCCGCCTGGTCAAGGTTGTCCTCGTTGTGGTGGCTATGTATACGCTGCTGAACAGATGTTGGCTCGCGGACGG GGGTGGCACAAGGAGTGTTTCAAATGCGGCGAGTGTGAAAAACGGCTGGACTCGACCAACTGTTGCGAAGCCCCTGACAAAGACATTTACTGCAAAG TATGTTATGGAAAGAAGTTTGGGCCTAAAGGATATGGTTATGGCAAGGGAGCCGGAGTTTTGCAGAGTGATCCTTACGCCAATGG TGACCAGGCACCCAGGACTACGGTGATCGATACTGCCGCTATCCAGGCGCCACCGGGTAAAGGCTGCCCGCGTTGCGGAGGCGTTGTGTATGCTGCAGAGCAAGTCCTAGCTAAGGGTCGTGAATGGCATCGCAAGTGCTTTAAATGCCGCGACTGCACTAAGACCTTGGACTCTATACTCGCCTGCGACGGACCTGATGGTGAAGTTTACTGCAAAACTTGCTACGGAAAGAAATGGGGTCCCCACGGTTACGGCTTCGCTTGCGGCTCCGGGTTCCTTCAGACCGACGGTTTATC CGAGGATGAGATTTCTGCCAACCGTCCATTCTACAACCCAGACACTACCAGCATCAAGGCACCCAAAGGTCAGGGGTGCCCACGGTGCGGTGGAATGGTGTTTGCGGCGGAACAACAGTTGGCCAAAGGAACT ATGTGGCACAAGAAGTGCTTCAACTGTGCCGAATGCCACCGCCCCTTGGACTCGATGCTAGCGTGCGACGGCCCCGACAAGGAAATCCATTGCCGCGCGTGTTACGCTAAGCTCTTCGGTCCCAGAGGCTTCGGCTACGGACACGCACCTACGCTAGTCTCCACCGACAGCGAGCCAGCTATCACATA CATGGAGCAGTTACCGTTCACTGGACAGAAGGCGGCCAAGGGTAAGGGCTGCCAACGATGTGGTTTCCCAGTATATGCTGCTGAACAGATGAATTCTAAGAATGGATTATGGCACAAACGGTGCTTTGCATGTGCAGACTGCCACAGATCTCTT GATTCCACAAATCTAAATGATGGGCCCAATGGTGAAATTTACTGTCGTGGATGCTACGGTCGAAACTTCGGCCCCAAAGGCGTAGGCTTTGGACTGGGCGCAGGCACATTGACCATGGCATAG
- the LOC117983355 gene encoding muscle LIM protein Mlp84B-like isoform X2 — protein sequence MPFKPADNPKCPKCGKSVYAAEERVAGGLKWHKMCFKCGLCQKLLDSTNCTEHEGELFCKMCHARKFGPKGYGFGGGAGCLSMDAGDHLKADGQTTVRMNGACMEPRMIAKAPPGQGCPRCGGYVYAAEQMLARGREYHLRCFNCFTCHKQLDSIIHCDGPDKEIYCRVCYGKKFGPKGYGYGKGAGVLQSDPYANGDQAPRTTVIDTAAIQAPPGKGCPRCGGVVYAAEQVLAKGREWHRKCFKCRDCTKTLDSILACDGPDGEVYCKTCYGKKWGPHGYGFACGSGFLQTDGLSEDEISANRPFYNPDTTSIKAPKGQGCPRCGGMVFAAEQQLAKGTMWHKKCFNCAECHRPLDSMLACDGPDKEIHCRACYAKLFGPRGFGYGHAPTLVSTDSEPAITYMEQLPFTGQKAAKGKGCQRCGFPVYAAEQMNSKNGLWHKRCFACADCHRSLDSTNLNDGPNGEIYCRGCYGRNFGPKGVGFGLGAGTLTMA from the exons GTCTGTGCCAGAAATTGCTGGATTCCACTAACTGCACAGAACACGAAGGTGAACTTTTCTGCAAAATGTGTCACGCACGTAAATTCGGACCAAAAGGCTATGGCTTCGGTGGAGGTGCTGGCTGCCTATCCATGGATGCCGGCGACCACCTAAAGGCTGATGGCCA GACCACCGTACGCATGAATGGAGCCTGTATGGAGCCACGTATGATAGCGAAGGCTCCGCCTGGTCAAGGTTGTCCTCGTTGTGGTGGCTATGTATACGCTGCTGAACAGATGTTGGCTCGCGGACGG GAATATCACTTGAGATGCTTCAATTGCTTTACTTGCCACAAACAACTTGATTCCATAATACATTGTGATGGACCAGATAAAGAAATATACTGTCGAG TATGTTATGGAAAGAAGTTTGGGCCTAAAGGATATGGTTATGGCAAGGGAGCCGGAGTTTTGCAGAGTGATCCTTACGCCAATGG TGACCAGGCACCCAGGACTACGGTGATCGATACTGCCGCTATCCAGGCGCCACCGGGTAAAGGCTGCCCGCGTTGCGGAGGCGTTGTGTATGCTGCAGAGCAAGTCCTAGCTAAGGGTCGTGAATGGCATCGCAAGTGCTTTAAATGCCGCGACTGCACTAAGACCTTGGACTCTATACTCGCCTGCGACGGACCTGATGGTGAAGTTTACTGCAAAACTTGCTACGGAAAGAAATGGGGTCCCCACGGTTACGGCTTCGCTTGCGGCTCCGGGTTCCTTCAGACCGACGGTTTATC CGAGGATGAGATTTCTGCCAACCGTCCATTCTACAACCCAGACACTACCAGCATCAAGGCACCCAAAGGTCAGGGGTGCCCACGGTGCGGTGGAATGGTGTTTGCGGCGGAACAACAGTTGGCCAAAGGAACT ATGTGGCACAAGAAGTGCTTCAACTGTGCCGAATGCCACCGCCCCTTGGACTCGATGCTAGCGTGCGACGGCCCCGACAAGGAAATCCATTGCCGCGCGTGTTACGCTAAGCTCTTCGGTCCCAGAGGCTTCGGCTACGGACACGCACCTACGCTAGTCTCCACCGACAGCGAGCCAGCTATCACATA CATGGAGCAGTTACCGTTCACTGGACAGAAGGCGGCCAAGGGTAAGGGCTGCCAACGATGTGGTTTCCCAGTATATGCTGCTGAACAGATGAATTCTAAGAATGGATTATGGCACAAACGGTGCTTTGCATGTGCAGACTGCCACAGATCTCTT GATTCCACAAATCTAAATGATGGGCCCAATGGTGAAATTTACTGTCGTGGATGCTACGGTCGAAACTTCGGCCCCAAAGGCGTAGGCTTTGGACTGGGCGCAGGCACATTGACCATGGCATAG
- the LOC117983362 gene encoding selenoprotein F, which translates to MNMYIKIPLLIFIFTIFLLKNCSSEFTTEDCASLGFIKANLLCSSCDQLKDFTLDQLVEHCKQCCHNDDSAPKDKKYARAILEVCTCKFPAYPQIQAFVKSDRPAKFPNLQIKYLRGLDPIIKLLDKDGIVRETVAIEKWNTDSVEEFLNTHLLKEEDDDRGFLKTNLI; encoded by the coding sequence ATGAATATGTACATAAAAATTCcgctattaatttttatttttacgatatTCCTATTAAAAAACTGTTCAAGTGAATTTACGACAGAAGACTGTGCTTCCCTAGGCTTCATCAAAGCCAACCTCCTCTGTTCTTCGTGCGATCAATTGAAGGATTTTACTCTAGATCAGCTAGTGGAGCATTGCAAGCAATGTTGTCATAATGACGACTCAGCGCCAAAGGACAAGAAGTACGCCAGAGCAATCCTAGAAGTCTGCACATGTAAATTTCCAGCATATCCACAAATACAAGCGTTTGTGAAAAGCGACAGGCCGGCCAAGTTCCCCAACTTACAAATCAAATATCTGCGTGGATTAGATCCGATCATAAAGCTTCTGGACAAAGATGGTATTGTAAGAGAAACGGTGGCTATTGAAAAATGGAACACTGACTCAGTTGAAGAATTTCTTAACACACATCTCTTAAAAGAAGAAGATGATGACcgcgggtttttaaaaactaatctcatatag